Proteins from a genomic interval of Quercus robur chromosome 9, dhQueRobu3.1, whole genome shotgun sequence:
- the LOC126699465 gene encoding RHOMBOID-like protein 3: MRGEDLENRGGGTGEVKSRANNGSYSLSSSSYMIDDSETRWTSWLVPVFVVANVAMFLVSMYFNNCPKHNPGNCVARFLGRFSFEPLKLNPLFGPSSSTLERLGALEWTKVVQKHQGWRLVTCIWLHAGVIHLVANMLSLVFIGIRLEQQFGFVRIGVIYLLSGFGGSVLSSLFIRNNISVGASGALFGLLGAMLSELITNWTIYTNKGAAMITLLVIIVINLGLGILPHVNNYAHIGGFLTGFLLGFVLLPRPQFGWLDQRNLPAGIPVKTKYKAYQYVLWFISIVLLIVGFIVALVMLFRGENGNDHCPWCHYVTCVPTSRWNCDKN, translated from the exons atgcgTGGTGAAGATCTTGAAAACAGAGGAGGAGGAACAGGGGAAGTGAAAAGCAGAGCAAACAATGGGAGCTACTcgctctcttcttcttcctatATGATTGATGATTCTGAGACCCGTTGGACTTCTTGGTTGGTTCCCGTGTTCGTGGTGGCCAACGTAGCTATGTTCCTTGTTTCCATGTACTTCAACAACTGTCCCAAGCACAATCCTGGGAACTGTGTGGCAAGGTTTCTTGGTCGGTTCTCCTTTGAGCCTCTCAAGCTCAATCCTTTGTTTGGTCCTTCTTCTTCAAC ATTGGAGAGGTTGGGAGCGCTTGAGTGGACTAAAGTTGTTCAGAAGCATCAAGGATGGAGACTTGTCACTTGCATTTGGTTGCATGCTGGTGTTATTCATCTGGTTGCAAACATGCTGAGCCTGGTCTTCATTGGCATACGCCTTGAGCAGCAATTTGGGTTTG TTCGTATTGGAGTCATTTACTTGTTGTCAGGATTTGGTGGGAGTGTACTTTCCTCTTTATTTATTAGAAACAACATCTCTGTTGGTGCCTCTGGCGCTCTCTTTGGGCTTCTTGGAGCAATGCTTTCAGAACTTATCACAAACTGGACTATTTATACTAACAAG GGTGCAGCTATGATCACACTCCTGGTCATCATTGTCATCAACCTTGGACTTGGAATTTTGCCACATGTTAATAATTATGCCCACATCGGTGGATTTTTGACTGGTTTCCTCCTTGGCTTTGTTTTGCTTCCCCGTCCTCAATTTGGGTGGTTAGACCAGCGGAATCTCCCTGCAGGCATTCCTGTCAAAACCAAATACAAGGCTTACCAATACGTGTTATGGTTTATTTCCATTGTTCTGCTGATTGTTGG GTTTATAGTTGCATTGGTGATGCTTTTCCGAGGAGAGAATGGGAATGATCATTGCCCCTGGTGTCACTATGTGACCTGTGTACCCACTTCCAGATGGAACTGTGATAAAAATTAA
- the LOC126699466 gene encoding putative non-specific lipid-transfer protein 14, producing the protein MGTNQMVSENVPKIIGLLMLLSIASLVSAADECSAVTTLVSTCSTFITYGSPDPFPGSPCCDAMMSLDLISNSIDSRRYVCRCLMNVITTYNPNGTAIATLPGFCGVSFGFTVDPNTDCNL; encoded by the coding sequence ATGGGAACCAATCAAATGGTTAGCGAAAATGTACCAAAGATTATTGGGTTATTGATGTTACTATCAATTGCCTCATTAGTATCTGCTGCTGATGAGTGCTCAGCTGTGACAACACTAGTCTCAACTTGCTCTACATTTATCACGTATGGTTCGCCAGATCCTTTTCCAGGATCACCATGTTGTGATGCCATGATGAGCTTGGACCTTATTTCCAACTCTATCGACAGTCGAAGATATGTTTGTAGATGCCTGATGAATGTCATTACCACCTATAATCCCAATGGCACAGCTATTGCTACCTTGCCGGGCTTTTGTGGAGTCTCTTTCGGCTTCACCGTTGATCCAAACACCGATTGCAACTTGTaa